AttagtaataattaatatatattaaaacaaaatttaaactatCATGAATACGTTTGAGATTTTCAAGACTAATAAATGTTTTCCCTGTTACGAATTCACATGACTTCCTAAgcgtaataaaatattaaataattgtttcaCTTCATTGGCGAGTAAATTTCACAATAAATGGTACCCTCTTCCGTAAATCTTTTGTCATTATGTAACAGTTCCTTCTGATGAATAAATCCACTGGCATGCTTATCTGGCACTCCATCGTCCACATGATTGTTACACTGTTCAAGGAAAACACACGCATCTCTTTCAATAAATAGACCCTTTTACACCGATTTAGGTTTATAAAAGTACCAGAGGAGAGTGAAGTAAGTGAAcataccttttcttttctttcatcttcGTGTAACTATTATCTATTTTTTCCATCGCATGCATATCTAtctttttatgatgtttttttaaGGATGTTCTTTTAATTAGCTCTTGTAATTTCAGGAGCTATGGCTGGAGTGAGGGAACAAGATCAGTACATGCCAATTGCAAATGTGTTAAGGATCATGCGAAAGATCTTACCAGCGCATGCAAAGATCTCCGATGAAGCTAAGGAGACCATCCAAGAATGTGTGTCGGAGTACATTAGTTTCATCACTGCTGAAGCTAATGACCGATGTCAGCGCGAACAACGTAAGACTGTAACTGCTGAAGATGTTCTGTGGGCTATGGGAAAACTTGGTTTTGATGACTATGCTCAGTCTCTTTCCATTTACCTGAATCGTTATCGCCAAAGTGAAGGAGACCGTATGTCTGTGAGACGTGCTCCTACTTGTGTTCCTCCAATGGAGATGAACCCACCTTATCAACCTTATCCTCCTCATGGTTTTGGAATGTTTGACTATGAGCCATCACACTCCATAGCTTCTTCTTCAAGATCAGGTGGATTTGTTCCAAACATTGATCCTTATCTTAATCCAAAACCTAATGATGATTTTGATCCTTTTGCCAACCCAAAACCTgctgatgataataataatatgtgaATGTGTTTCTGCATGCAGCTGCATTCACAAGATCAATGGTCCTGCTATGAAACTACTACATGCAGAGTGACGTCATAATGATGCAAGTGTTTTagtgttttgttttctcttgtACTGTGTTTTCAGTTCGAGACAGTGTCTCATAGTCtatgtttaatgtttttcttttatgtttaaagaAGTTTGTGTTCACTGTAGTATCTTACTACACTGTGTTGAACACTTTTGTATTTCTGCACTACtaaatcataaataaagaaGGTATGTCTTCAAAGATAAATCTTATGATAccattttatttagttataaaaaaaaatggactgcacaacctaaaatttttattactttataatttattataaatgttttcaagatattatatatattttattaaaattaattatgttcattgtatttttttttatgtcaatgttgtaatttattaagtatttttgtataattttatattttagaatggCAAACCCAAGGaaataattaactttgatatgtaataataaaaggTTCCAGTTTAGTTTTATAGTACATAATAATGCGAATTTTGTGAGTATTTCACATTCTAATGATTCATATGAAGCAAGAAAAGCTATTTCTATACagatattttgatataaaaatatatgaaatcatATACTCAATCaatgaaaatgatttaaaatttgtaaattatgattatttagtTGTTTATAATTAACTGCATATTAACTTGGCTCTTCaacacaattaaatttattttacttcattttatatatatatttaaaagaaataacatcagacaatttttttaaaaaataatacatgttattaggtttataatttgttaaaaataaaaaagtagtaCACATTATACAATATCTCTCATAATAACATTTAGTTGTATTAACAATTGATCAATGTGGGTTccccttattattatttttaattttaaagtttaagtgaaacaaataatttataatgaatttaattcttttaagaatttttttatattattaatgaatacaATTTATACTTTccatgaataataaattattgtcattaataaaatatactaaatgaactttaaatatttattgagagggaattaataattttattaaatcatattaattatgTACATGTTGGTCCATACAAACAATGAAATCGACATGGTCCAAGGAAGTTCACCCCTAACAACAATCCAAAAAACTCATAAGGAAAATACACAAAACGTTAAAAGGTTAACTGTTCTCTCACTATTTATACTTTCAATGTTTATTCTTTATACTTTCAATATTTATTCATGGTTAAAAAGGATAGATCCTTTTAAccatgattttatatttacacttgcactattttttttcactaattttaCTCTCAATTTATCATGATTTCGTCTTTCATTATCCacctttaaataattttagaaagttTTAGGCTTatttatgagattttttttactcaatataaaaaatgttaattttcatgtttatgTAAATGGTATGAAtggaaattataataaaagatcactaaaacatttttttaccttttttagaTAGGTGTTTTGACAATGAAACTAAATAGCTCATAACCACAATCTTTATAGGAGAAGATGTTGTTTTGTTAAGTTTTTACTTAAATGATCATTGACTTTACTCAGAAATAGaatgaatattaataaaataaaaataaagattctAATATGCCCTCGTGTTAGAGTTTCGCAGATACagttgaaaggaaaaatgacAATGGCACACATCTTAAGAAATGGAACTTACGTGGCTATTGTCTATTTCTATagtaattattagtttttttataataaaagttaaatttttatattttattttaacatgatatatattttatttctcacttattcattcattatttatttattattatactgaTCTACTCTAAATCCATAAGAACATAACATATATAgctttaaaatattgttaagaaGTCTATGTCAGCATATTATTGCCCCCacataatattaattgaatttaaaattttttgatatagatttttttataacattttggtacaatatatttattatttttttatttagtttaaagtatgtcaacaataataaataaataagaaaccagtaaaaaacaaaatatttttattatgttaaaatattataaaaaaaatctgttaaaatatttattttttctattgcatcattataagttttaaatttgatttttgtatgatatttttattttttttggttaaaagtGGGGTAACACAgtagtatgaaaataatttttttaaattaattatttcaaacaaattatgtAATCAAACTTAACCATAATGTTAAAAGTATCtattatatgttaattattatgtgatataaaaagtttatttttacattttaataccTAAATTAAGGAATGAAAAAATCAAGACATTTTATATCGGTTATATAGAAACTGGATGTAAAACATACTTTTTAGGTTGATTATTGGACTGACTTACTAAAAATGTCtcatttcttaaattaattttttttaatcaattcaaaacctgtgatgtaataaataattttcaaccCTTTAATTTGAActacaaataattataataaaacaaactatataatgttaaaaaattgtacAAATCTGTACATTCCTTTTAACATTATAAACCACTCAAACATTGAAAAAATGGATTTTCACGCGCCGCTTTACGCTTGACGGGAAATGCAATGTGAACACATACCACTCTTCgtctctttttctattttcatcttttttgtttaacttgcaccgtattatattaatttttttaacatactgccattaaaattattaaaaaataaaatataaaatttaactgTGGTTTTCAACCCGAAAAGTAGTAAGAGTTTTTAAACTCATAAATAAATCTCTAGgaaaatagattattttttgtAGTGAAACACTAACAAAATTGTATCAATTACATGTTTCGAAACTGCATGTATATAAACCTATTAACTATggtagatatttaaaataagctACAGAAATCTtcataaattacaaatttattaagaCACACAATGTTTAATAGGTGATTACGAGATGTTAATTTGATCCTAAAtgactgttttattttatcttttatatttatttttaactttgttgagtttatattcttttaaaaataattaatatgactTATTATTTAGAAGAAAACTTATGGAAGAGGGGATTGcgtttcaaattttctttttttaagaaattaatgaaGTGTTGTGgagaataaaatttttatctagtttttttttttaaatgttgtgATTGTCGGacttcataaatatatttaaatatttgattaaacttcataaatactatttatgaaaaatatattaaataaggtGTTAAACAAATATCTGAACAAGTTTTCTCTAGATTGTTATGATATTAtgtaacaataaatatatattataaatgtagaattatttattgttcgatctttatttaaatgtaattttgataatctttaCTCTATCCATCAATAtcatttctctaattttttttaaagagaaacaTTGAATCcctcaattttaataaatatattagttttacaaattatttatttatttattttaatttaattgaatggTAGACTTAACATATACATTTTAgcttattataaaaatagtttaattaattaaaaggcAAGAAAAAACAATCCcatcaaaattgaattttaatttgaagaaccatttaaaaaattttaggAATCTCAGGATGAAAAATGTCATTAGGATGACATTGTATGCGAtgatttttagaagaaaatatgttttcataaaactGGACATCTCTTGAAATGAAAATGTGTTGAGTATGAATATCAAGCTGTCTATAACTCTTACAATAAGAGGGTATCCTATTAAAATAGCAGTAGGACTACACTTATAAAATCCTGTAAACagaataatatgaaattttatcaaacaaaatttcataagGAGATTATTCCCtaaaatagaaataggaatacgattcataatgaaaatattagtcTTAACACAATCACCCCAATATATAAGAGTAACATTTGATTGAAACATCAaggaaaaaacaatatattaaaaatatgaagatgttggttttcaattataatattttgatgaGGTCTTTCAACATAAGAACATTGACCCTGCAAAACACAGTGATTTGGTTCCATGACCAAACGAAACTGATAAGTAGTGATTAAAAGAGTTATAGTTATAAGATTGAACCAAAAGGTAGGAATGTAAAGAACATTAGGAAGAAAAATATCCTAGTTGAATTTAATACTAATACCTTAAACTTTTACTTATTAACGTCTAACGTCTATGAGCCCTACTTGTGAGAGAGTAAGAGAGAGTGACAGATAATAGAACAAAAACGAGAGTATTCTTATTCATGCAAAGTAGATATATAATCATATCTGATACAAAGTAAGGGTAACTGTATTTTATAGTTAAAGTACATTAAAACAGTTTAGCTTTTACAACTAACATTCCTCTTTAAAACTAAACTGCTCAGAGACTTAACCCCAAGAGATTCTCTCAGACTTTCAAACCTACTTTGCCTCAACTCCTTGGTAAAAACATCTGCAATTTGCTCATCACTGGTGCAGTGTACCAACTCTAACTTTCCTTTACTAACTTGGTCTCTTAGATAGTGAAACTTAGTCTCTATATGCTTGCTCCTACCATGAGAGACTGGATTCTTGGAAAAGTTGATAGCTGACTTCTTGTCTATCATCAAAGGTGTTGGCTTATTATACTCAATCTTCAGTTCACACAGGATAGCCTCTAGCCATGCACATTGGCAGGCGGTTTCTGCTGCAGATACATATTCTGCTTCACACGACGCAAAACgacaatattttgtttcttcgAGCACCATGATATGGAGGCACCCATCCACTTAAACAGATATCCAAACGTGCTTTTTCTGACCACCTGATCACCGCATCACATCATGCCTCCAAGACACCACATGTATTGTCTGATTTCCTGGGAAAAAGAAGACTGTAATCTACTGACACTGGATGTGCTTGGCTACTGAAAGGTGAGACTATCTTGTGTCGTGCGTAAACCTGCTGACCAACCCAACTCTGAAACTGATATCAGGTCTATTATTCGACGACAAAGATTATGATGATTGGTGCGTGAAGATGGAGGTCATCCTAGGGTTCCAAGAAGTTGACAAAGTGGTGAAGAATGGGCTTCAAGAACCTCTAAAAGATGACATAGAAGAAACAAAGAAGTTGTATAGAGAAAACAAACGCCTTGACTGCAAGGCAAGGATGTTGATGCACCAGTGCACTTCCCCTACGATCTTCCAAAAGGTCTCGAAAGCCACCACAgtaaaagaagtgaaaaagataAGATTGCAGTCCTTCAACGACAGTATGAGCTTCTTGGCATGGGTGAGGAAGAAACGGTGACAGAGTATGTTTGGAAGAATACAGGTTCTTTTCAACGCCATGAGAGCTTGCGGAAAGATAGgataagaaaataattcaaaagatTTTACAAACCTTAACACCACAATACAATCATATTGTGATCACTACAGAGGAATGCAAAGATCTGGAGGTGTTGAAATTAAAGGAGTTGCAGAACTCACTCGTGGCACATGAGCAAAGGTTGCTTGAGAGGAAGAATGCAGAGAAAGCAACAACGCAAGGAACGAGTCAAGCGTTGCAAGCAAGAAGCAACCAGAAATTCAAAAATTGTggtagaggaagaggaagatcaCGTGGCAATCGTAGTGGAGGAAGAAATCCAAAGTTGACAGATCAAAGTGACGACGATAATCATTGTGAACGGAAGGAAGCAAGTAACAAAGGAGGTGGTAGATACtcgagaggaagaggaagaaaagggtCAGACAAACGAAACATACAATGTTTCACCTACAACAAGTATGGACACCATTCTTTCGAGTGTTGGCATAACGAGTCGTCCAAGAAAGGCAAGAATGATGAAGTAGTGAACTTAGCACAAGACGCGTGTGACGCAGAATCGGATCTTGTAGTTTTAATGGGTGTTAAAGAAGATCGCAGTTGTGAACTAACAGTGGGAAACAAGTGTTATTGTAGACTTGACAAAGTCTGTAGAGTTGATGACGTGTTACAAACCAAAAGAGTACGCCATGCAGCGAAGGATTGCATCGAACACGTGTTGCATGCAAAAGAAATTACTCATGCAGCAAGTGATACTAAGGTTGATCGTGCTTGGATACCACTATTAACGTCTAACGTCTATGAGCCTTACTTGTGAGAGAGTAAGAGAGAGTGACAGAGAATAGAAGAGAAATGAGAGTATTCTCATTCATgcagaaaacaaatatataatcatatctTATACAAAGCAAGGGTAGCTGTATTTGACAGTTAAAGTACATTAAAACAGTTTAGCTTTTACAACTAACATTACTTTCATGGAATTAGGGAGTAACACATGAGAGTTATTAACAGGAGTACATGAATCATAAAAATGTCTAAAACAACAAATGTGAGAGGTCGCACCCAAATAAATCACAATGGCTATATTTTGCTCGCATTTTCATGGTATTTTTAGGATTGGGGCTGCCATTGGTTAGTTTTTGATttgcattaataaaaaaatgcaagATAATCAAAAGTATTAGTTAAAAgattttgataaaagaaatctTACTTTTCACACGGACAAGGCCATACGCATGGTATGGCTCCATGTGATGTAGTTCTTGTGATCCAGAGGTTGTGAAGTGAGAACAAGACCCATTGGAGTTATGCAAGAATAAGTGAGTTGGATCTTGATGCAGGACAACTCATAAGTGTTTATTTTACTTGTATTTCTCATGCATTTTAGCACTTTTTTTTACTGCATACTTTAGATTTTACCttcttatatttaaagaatttagCAAAAGCATTCAGATAGAAACATGTGTAACAaactaatacatttttttttatgaatttctgTAGATTTAAGAGAAACAGAGCACGACAACTTGAGTTCTAGAATCATAGCTTAAGAACTTAAAGGtggttttcaaaagattcaaaatTTACTTCTAAAACTCAAGCATAAAAGAGAGTGCCTAAGCCACAGgaaaaaaactttataattaaGGAATTTGAAGTACCAAGTTCTAGGGCTCAACCATTGGGGAAAACCACCATTAAGGGAAGGTTTGTGATTGAACAACAAGAACACAATCTACACTACAAGGAAACCCTCCATAGAAGAAAGGCTCACAAGATTTCCCATCATGTTTGGAGCTATAACCAACCCCtgaattttctataaattaaggGGCAGACCCCCCTGTTTTAGCATCCAAAAATCCATATCCAGATTCTTAGTCTCTCTCTAGACTCTTTCTCTCCACTTGTAATACTTTCTTAGGATTTAGAGAAGACATGGAGAGCGGAACTCCTAGGATTGAATTCCTAGTGTTGGGATTGGATGTAGTTATCTAAACCTATGTACtggtattattttattattttaatgcttTATTCATGTGTTCTTTCATATGTTAATGATTCAATTTACTTTTCACGTGTGATAACTGATTAATCCTCCGTTGCATATATAATTGAGTTATGCAAAAACTAATTCATCTTAAAAATCCAATTAAGTTATCTAAGGATGTTAGTTGACAAACATGCATCTATATGACGTACTTGGTTAAAGAGCAAAGAATTCATTCATCAGGAGTAGAGAAATTGCATTATGTTGTTGTTGAAACAATGTTAGCACGAAAACAGTAAGTGCATCAATCATAACATAACAAGTTATAAATATCATTCTCTTTAAAAAGAACTTGTGTAATGATAACATATTAGAATACCATTATTtgttatatgattttgatactaaaagcaccctttttcacttagaaacttgcttgaactcatgagttttcagtaaattgtgtgaataagagagttgaggttgattttaactgttttctaacaaattcccttgttttgacagagattgaatttatattagaagaagaagtgaaaagccatgaagatggagctcaaaaggggtcaaaaaggcaccaagaagggagaaaacccgaagcccaggtGACAAGAACACGCAACAGCGAGCTGGAAATCACCGCTggtcgcccgggcgacggacGCTCGAAGCCTAGGCGACCAAAACTGACGCCCAAGCTCAACATGACCctcaattcacgcttgggcgagctccctgcgacgcttgagcgtgaaTTCACGTGGATCGGACCctgattctgctctgatttgattcttttggaccgggccacACTTTGGGACACTTCtagcactatttaaaggaccctggggctctaggttttgcatccctggcagaaaaGAGCACtccaatacactcttagccaattctaattcttccatcttctttctttcttccattgttcatagggttcccccatgtctatggggaactaatttctatttgttgttggggaatgatgtaaccttgtaaactctcatgtatttgaattgattcttaatttcatatgctttttccattaattgttaaagtgattcatctgttttattcttgcttatacaatagcattatctgtgaattgcatgagtgccgggaggttcctttcaattcaggtccttgttgaattactcctaagggttatattgctcagggatgaaggtatgagtcttagccgtcttaacctcttgatcttcacatcaacttactaggaatgctaggaattgcatgaactggtaattagggacagacttatttaccgagggatcgggtttaagtgttttagtgagggattttaacattaatgcataaaataaagaattcttatatacatgagaggaaacttggtgaaatcaaaccccaacagcataatcatctcatattaaatcaacctccattcacctctgtgctcttttgccagtgatcaattttactttactttattttattctttttgctatCAACACtattgatctcttttattttcagtcttaattaatcttgttttcacacaactgttcatcgccgagagtcctctgggatacgatacttggtcttaccattttatattacttgtgtgactcggtacacttgccgatttgccccaacatgCAACACTTGACAACTCTTGCAATTCACAACTTAATCAGACAACAAAGTTCACAAAAACACTATAAAAGTTCTTTTTGTagttttatcaaacaattggttagagccgtcaaaatgggtcacaacctgcgggtcaacccggcccgtcacgggttcagGCCGGGTTGGgtatgaaaaatacaacccacctatatgcgggtcagatttcaacacggctcatttagacccgactcatgcgggttgaacccgtggtgagccgggttggcccaccaacccacctacctaatttttttttaatttattattttatttatgaaaccctaaaaaataaaatactctcttcagtCACtttaccaaaaaagtaacctctgctctcacaaatcactctcacggtacttgctctcatttgatggtgctctcactctcactttACTTTACTGAaatttttctcacttctctttcttttcttttttttcaaaaggcctataatgacaaaaatagaggtttgcgaatttgttttttgttgtgggggatttgaagatatggaatgatttttttttcctgttctgacatgcttgtatcagagtttgttcattttatttaaacaatttgagtatacattatttgaacaagatGCTTTTGAtctctttgaatttgggaaattatgccacagattaaactaattttttgttgatgttgttgagtactggttcttttttatatctttgaatttggattatattgtactttttattattattttgaattgtctttaacataatttttttagagtgaaatttgtttaaatttaaattatagaaagtttgtacttcttttatttaaaaaaattgtaattaaatgggctagtgagccaacccgtttacccatcaacccatggtgggtcagGTCGGGTTCAAGTTCttttggctcgctaataaatgagtcgggttgggttggctcactaagtgaccaacccgtggtgggtcgggccgggttacccgttttgaaaACTCTACAATTGGTGTGCATAGAAATTTAACATAGAGTATTTACAATTGTCAATATTAGATTTCATCTACTTCATTCTTATGAATTCACAATCAACTCAATTTCATATTCATGTCAAAATTAACTCACAAATATACTCAAATCTTTTTCCTAGTGACTTTGAGTCAATGATtactcattaatttttaattccttGAACCCTTATCAAGCAAATTGTACATTAACTTCAAGAGTCTTAAGATCACTAATTAATCATGTTTTATCCCTTGATTCGATCTCTATTAGGTATTTAAATTCAGTTTTAGgttcaaaaaatatttcataacaCCTCAAGAATCAACAATCAAGCCATAGGTGACATAAAGCCACAACAATCattaaacatagaaatcaaatactaacatagaaatggaaaaacatatatattaacaacacaaaatacataagaaatcaatttattaaatttaatctcaACAATAGGTTTACttctccatggtggagaacttagagTTTACAAAAATGAAGAGTTAAGGGAAGAAAAggaaaccaaagagaagatgcaagcCCTCTCCCAATATTGTTTGCAACTAATTCATGCTTAAATTGTGCCTTCTATCTGCATCTCCATCTCCATATTCGTAGcccatcatcttcttcaccctaaaaagtgaaaaatgtcTATGGATGAAGGAGGAGATCCAAGAAGGGAAGGGAAAGCTTCCCAGCACCGCTAACAGCCTTTAGGGCCTCTCCCAAGAATCCAAAGTTTTTCTCCATTGTGCAAAATGAGGAATGAGAGAAAACCCTCATGAGAAGCACggataaatacaaatttttgaCATCTCAATGTCGACACTGCCTGATGCCATCTCCCAACGCTTTTCCATTATCGCCTAGCATTGGTGAACCACCGCTCGTTGCTAGTTGTTCTATCTTGGCTCGCCTAATGAGAGAGGTGGCACCCAACACCTATTTTGTGTTGCCCAAGAAGTTGTAATCGTGcaacaat
This genomic interval from Vigna radiata var. radiata cultivar VC1973A chromosome 8, Vradiata_ver6, whole genome shotgun sequence contains the following:
- the LOC106770185 gene encoding nuclear transcription factor Y subunit B-9-like: MAGVREQDQYMPIANVLRIMRKILPAHAKISDEAKETIQECVSEYISFITAEANDRCQREQRKTVTAEDVLWAMGKLGFDDYAQSLSIYLNRYRQSEGDRMSVRRAPTCVPPMEMNPPYQPYPPHGFGMFDYEPSHSIASSSRSGGFVPNIDPYLNPKPNDDFDPFANPKPADDNNNM